In one window of Paenibacillus sp. DNA:
- a CDS encoding DAK2 domain-containing protein — protein MSKRFIDGAAFHAMVSAAAERLQSNVQKVNALNVFPVPDGDTGTNMNLTLTSGAEELKKRTSPNIGQAAEVLSKGLLMGARGNSGVILSQLFRGFSKGVASLERADASQFAAALQQGVETAYAAVVRPVEGTILTVSKDAAKAAVQSARRNADLEAVMRDTLEAAKLSLSRTPDLLPVLKQVGVVDSGGQGLVYVYEGFLAALTGEAAGDAEAAAKTDYSIIPPEAIAAARASAEAHAPVQAHIATESIEHGYCTEFIVQLAPGGKVPGLVFDEPAFRAKLEEMGDSLLVVADDELVKIHIHAEQPGEVMTYAQQFGELTRIKIENMREQHSHILSQDYEEGHIVGMPAAAPERKPFGMIAVAAGEGLSDIFQSLGVDYVLSGGQTMNPSTEDILNAIASVPADRVFVLPNNSNIVMAANQAKELADKPVYVVPTKTIQQGIASVLAFQEGAEFERNGEAMLAAAKRVKSGQVTFAVRDTTIDEVDIQEGDYIGILDGKIVVSSRDPFETCATLIRAMVQDGEEILSVYVGDSAEQAVTDKLRTLFETEYPDIEVELLPGGQPVYSYLFSAE, from the coding sequence TTGAGTAAGCGCTTTATTGACGGGGCGGCATTTCACGCGATGGTGTCGGCGGCGGCCGAACGTTTGCAGTCGAACGTGCAGAAGGTGAACGCCCTGAACGTATTCCCCGTTCCGGACGGAGACACCGGCACGAACATGAATCTCACCTTGACCTCCGGGGCGGAGGAGCTCAAGAAGCGGACTTCTCCGAACATCGGCCAAGCCGCCGAGGTGTTGTCGAAGGGCTTGCTTATGGGAGCGCGCGGCAACTCCGGCGTCATTTTGTCGCAATTGTTCCGGGGCTTCTCGAAGGGCGTGGCTTCGCTCGAGCGGGCGGACGCCTCGCAGTTCGCGGCCGCGCTGCAGCAAGGGGTCGAAACGGCGTACGCCGCCGTCGTGCGCCCGGTGGAAGGCACGATTTTGACGGTTTCGAAGGATGCCGCGAAGGCGGCCGTGCAGAGCGCCCGCCGCAACGCGGATCTCGAAGCCGTCATGCGCGACACGCTGGAAGCGGCGAAGCTCTCGCTCTCCCGGACGCCGGACTTGCTGCCGGTGCTGAAGCAGGTCGGCGTCGTCGATTCCGGCGGACAAGGGTTGGTCTACGTGTACGAAGGGTTCCTCGCGGCGCTCACCGGCGAAGCCGCCGGCGATGCGGAAGCCGCGGCGAAAACCGATTATTCGATCATTCCGCCGGAGGCGATCGCCGCGGCGCGCGCTTCGGCCGAAGCGCACGCGCCCGTGCAGGCGCACATCGCGACGGAATCGATCGAGCACGGCTACTGTACGGAATTCATCGTACAGCTCGCCCCGGGCGGGAAGGTGCCCGGCCTCGTCTTCGACGAGCCGGCGTTCCGCGCCAAGCTGGAAGAGATGGGGGATTCCCTGCTCGTCGTCGCGGACGACGAGCTCGTGAAGATTCATATCCACGCCGAACAGCCGGGCGAGGTGATGACGTACGCTCAGCAATTCGGCGAGCTGACCCGAATTAAGATCGAGAACATGCGGGAGCAGCACAGCCACATTTTGTCGCAGGATTACGAGGAAGGCCACATCGTCGGCATGCCCGCCGCCGCGCCCGAGCGCAAGCCGTTCGGCATGATCGCGGTCGCCGCGGGCGAAGGCTTAAGCGACATTTTCCAAAGCCTCGGCGTCGATTACGTGCTCTCCGGGGGCCAGACGATGAACCCGAGCACGGAAGACATCCTGAACGCCATCGCGAGCGTGCCGGCGGACCGCGTGTTCGTGCTGCCGAACAACTCGAACATCGTCATGGCGGCGAACCAAGCGAAGGAGCTCGCCGACAAGCCCGTCTACGTCGTGCCGACGAAGACGATCCAGCAGGGCATCGCCTCCGTGCTCGCGTTCCAAGAGGGCGCCGAGTTCGAACGGAACGGGGAAGCGATGCTGGCGGCGGCGAAGCGCGTCAAATCGGGGCAAGTGACGTTCGCGGTGCGCGATACGACGATCGACGAGGTCGACATTCAGGAAGGCGACTACATCGGCATCTTGGACGGCAAAATCGTCGTCTCGAGCCGCGACCCGTTCGAAACGTGCGCGACGCTCATTCGCGCGATGGTTCAGGACGGGGAAGAAATCTTGTCCGTCTACGTCGGCGATTCGGCCGAGCAGGCCGTCACCGACAAGCTGCGGACGCTGTTCGAAACCGAATATCCGGACATCGAAGTGGAGCTGCTTCCCGGGGGCCAGCCGGTGTATTCGTATTTGTTCTCGGCCGAGTAG
- the rpe gene encoding ribulose-phosphate 3-epimerase, translated as MAIIAPSLLAANFATLAEEVRDIEVGGADWLHLDVMDGKFVPNITFGPLVVEALRPRTSLFMDVHLMIEKPEAYVDAFVDAGADGVTVHAEACVHLHRTIQSIKARGVKAGVAINPGTPAEWVKPVLGDIDLVLVMTVNPGFGGQKFIPSTLTKIAQLREWIREANLEGSVAIEVDGGIVPDTARLVTEAGASVLVAGSSVFGVRDRAKAMAELRAAAR; from the coding sequence ATGGCGATTATCGCACCATCGTTGTTGGCCGCGAATTTCGCGACGCTCGCGGAGGAAGTGCGCGATATCGAGGTCGGCGGCGCCGACTGGCTCCATCTCGACGTGATGGACGGGAAATTCGTGCCGAACATTACGTTCGGGCCGCTCGTCGTCGAGGCGCTGCGCCCCCGCACGTCGCTGTTCATGGACGTGCATCTCATGATCGAAAAGCCGGAGGCGTACGTAGACGCGTTCGTGGACGCCGGCGCGGACGGCGTGACGGTGCACGCGGAGGCGTGCGTTCATCTTCATCGAACGATCCAGTCGATCAAAGCGCGAGGCGTGAAGGCCGGCGTCGCGATCAATCCGGGAACGCCGGCGGAATGGGTGAAGCCGGTGCTCGGCGACATCGATCTCGTGCTCGTCATGACGGTCAACCCGGGCTTCGGCGGCCAAAAATTCATACCTTCGACGCTGACGAAAATCGCGCAGCTGCGCGAGTGGATTCGCGAAGCGAATCTCGAAGGCAGCGTCGCCATCGAGGTGGACGGCGGCATCGTTCCGGACACGGCGCGCCTCGTTACGGAAGCGGGCGCATCGGTGCTCGTCGCGGGCAGCTCCGTGTTCGGCGTCCGCGATCGGGCGAAGGCGATGGCGGAGCTGCGTGCGGCGGCGCGGTAG
- the spoVM gene encoding stage V sporulation protein SpoVM → MKFYTIKLPKFLGGFVKTLLNAFNKN, encoded by the coding sequence ATGAAGTTTTATACAATCAAACTACCTAAATTCTTAGGCGGGTTCGTGAAGACTTTGTTAAACGCTTTTAACAAAAACTAA
- a CDS encoding Asp23/Gls24 family envelope stress response protein, whose translation MPIQLDTERGKIYVTDEVVATIAGSAALECYGLVGMASKNKLKDGIAELLRRDNLSKGVDVRREGESVHIDLYIIVSYGTKISEVAHNIQSKVKYVLNDIVGLQVHFVNILVQGVRVST comes from the coding sequence ATGCCCATTCAGCTGGATACGGAAAGAGGGAAAATCTACGTTACCGACGAAGTCGTCGCAACGATCGCCGGCTCCGCGGCATTAGAATGTTATGGACTTGTAGGCATGGCCTCCAAGAACAAATTGAAGGACGGCATCGCCGAGCTGCTGCGCCGGGACAACCTGAGCAAAGGGGTCGACGTGCGCCGGGAAGGCGAGAGCGTGCATATCGATTTGTATATTATCGTGAGCTACGGCACGAAAATTTCCGAAGTGGCGCACAACATCCAATCGAAAGTCAAGTACGTGCTTAACGATATCGTGGGCCTTCAGGTTCACTTCGTCAATATCCTTGTTCAGGGAGTCCGCGTTTCAACATAA
- the rsgA gene encoding ribosome small subunit-dependent GTPase A, translating into MQDGLIVKALSGFYYVQPEGGGDVVACRARGLFKKQGVSPLVGDRVRFEAKDDGSGEGTVIELMPRSTELVRPPIANCDTALIVFAVARPELNRTLLDKFLVLAELAGLESILCLTKADLLDGAGEDAAALRGRIEELRKTYEAIGYRVFFTSARAGTGADELRVALQGRIAVVAGQSGVGKSSLLNRLAPGLSLETNEISEKLGRGKHTTRHVELFRVGESGLLADTPGFSSLEFPEEIGPEDVAAAFPEFVRLAEGCKFRGCLHLKEPGCRVRQAVENGEADAERYDHYAAFATEVRERKRRY; encoded by the coding sequence ATGCAGGACGGGTTGATTGTCAAAGCGTTGAGCGGATTTTATTACGTGCAGCCGGAGGGCGGCGGCGACGTCGTCGCCTGCCGGGCCCGCGGGCTGTTCAAAAAACAAGGCGTATCGCCGCTCGTCGGGGACCGGGTGCGGTTCGAGGCGAAGGACGACGGCTCCGGCGAAGGCACGGTCATCGAACTGATGCCGCGCTCGACGGAGCTCGTCCGGCCGCCGATCGCCAACTGCGACACGGCGCTGATCGTGTTCGCCGTAGCGCGGCCCGAGCTGAACAGGACGCTGCTCGATAAATTTCTGGTGCTCGCCGAATTGGCCGGTCTGGAGTCGATCCTGTGCCTGACGAAGGCCGATCTGCTCGACGGCGCCGGGGAGGACGCCGCGGCGCTGCGCGGGCGCATCGAGGAGCTGCGGAAGACGTACGAAGCGATCGGCTACCGCGTGTTTTTCACGAGCGCGCGGGCCGGGACGGGAGCGGACGAGCTGCGGGTCGCGCTGCAGGGCCGCATCGCCGTCGTCGCCGGACAGTCCGGGGTCGGGAAGTCGTCGCTGCTCAACCGGCTCGCGCCGGGGCTGTCGCTCGAGACGAACGAAATCAGCGAGAAGCTCGGTCGAGGCAAGCATACGACGCGGCACGTCGAGCTGTTCCGCGTCGGGGAGAGCGGTCTTCTCGCGGATACGCCGGGCTTTTCGTCGCTGGAATTTCCGGAGGAGATCGGGCCCGAAGATGTGGCCGCGGCGTTCCCGGAATTCGTCCGCCTCGCCGAAGGGTGCAAATTCCGCGGCTGCCTTCATCTGAAGGAGCCGGGCTGCCGCGTGCGGCAGGCGGTCGAGAACGGGGAAGCGGACGCGGAGCGGTACGACCATTACGCGGCGTTCGCGACGGAAGTACGGGAGAGAAAACGGAGGTACTAA
- the recG gene encoding ATP-dependent DNA helicase RecG — translation MSTELFSIPVEQVRGVGEAKARELASFGIFSVGDLLELFPIRYEDFRIRPLEEAQDGEKVTVSAIVLSEPNVQRFGKRTRMVCKAASGTVSFTAVWFNQHFLKERLPYGGEATLTGKWDRARKQLTVSNTEFASSRVQKAGSVLPVYAVGGEITQPWMRKTIHAALDQFGDKVGELLPPALVRKYRLLPRRDALRGIHQPGGDVPGADARRRLVYEELFLFQLKIQAYRAWANRRKEGVAHRFDREEVRRFVRALPFELTDSQKKVIAEVLNDLEAPHSMNRLLQGDVGAGKTVVAAVALFACVKGGLQGALMVPTEILAEQHARSLRKLFEPFGVEVALLIGSLRGSERRGVLAGLQSGMIDVVVGTHALIQDDVYFRALGLVVTDEQHRFGVAQRSVLRRKGLHPDVLTMTATPIPRTLAITAFGDMDVSTLRELPKGRLPIRTSWVKPSAMDKVLELIRRETAAGRQAYVVCPLIEESDKLDYQNALDMYAQLQAVFGPSSVGLLHGRMTPAEKDDVMGRFGAGDVAVLVATTVVEVGVDVPNATVMVVYDAERFGLSQLHQLRGRVGRGAHQSYCVLVADPKSEAGRERMSVMVETNDGFEVARRDLELRGPGDFFGTKQSGAPEFKLADPSLDFAALEAARDDAAELVRDETFWTSAAYAELRAILAREQILQGELID, via the coding sequence ATGAGCACAGAGCTGTTTTCGATCCCGGTGGAGCAGGTGCGCGGCGTTGGCGAAGCCAAGGCCCGCGAGCTTGCCTCCTTCGGGATTTTTTCCGTCGGCGATCTGCTCGAGCTGTTCCCGATCCGCTACGAGGATTTCCGCATCCGCCCGCTCGAGGAGGCGCAGGACGGAGAGAAGGTGACCGTGTCGGCGATCGTCCTCAGCGAGCCGAACGTGCAGCGGTTCGGCAAGCGGACGCGGATGGTGTGCAAGGCGGCGTCCGGCACCGTCTCGTTCACGGCGGTATGGTTTAATCAGCATTTCTTGAAGGAGCGGCTTCCGTACGGCGGGGAGGCGACGCTGACCGGCAAATGGGACCGCGCCCGCAAGCAGCTGACGGTGTCGAACACCGAGTTCGCGTCGTCCCGCGTACAGAAGGCGGGCTCCGTCCTGCCGGTGTATGCGGTGGGCGGCGAAATTACGCAGCCGTGGATGCGCAAGACGATTCATGCGGCGCTTGATCAGTTCGGCGACAAAGTCGGCGAGCTGCTGCCGCCGGCGCTCGTCCGCAAATATCGGCTGCTGCCCCGGCGGGACGCGCTGCGGGGCATCCATCAGCCGGGCGGCGACGTGCCGGGCGCGGACGCGCGGCGCCGGCTCGTATACGAGGAATTGTTTCTGTTCCAATTGAAAATTCAAGCGTACCGCGCCTGGGCGAACCGCCGCAAGGAGGGCGTCGCGCATCGGTTCGACCGCGAGGAGGTGCGCCGCTTCGTGCGGGCGCTGCCGTTCGAGCTGACCGACTCGCAGAAGAAGGTGATCGCCGAGGTGCTGAACGACCTCGAGGCGCCGCACAGCATGAACCGGCTGCTGCAGGGCGACGTCGGCGCCGGCAAGACGGTCGTGGCGGCCGTCGCGCTGTTCGCCTGCGTGAAGGGCGGGCTGCAGGGGGCGCTGATGGTGCCGACGGAAATTTTGGCGGAGCAGCACGCTAGATCGCTGCGGAAGCTGTTCGAGCCGTTCGGCGTCGAGGTGGCGCTGCTCATCGGCTCGCTGCGCGGTTCGGAGCGGCGCGGCGTGCTGGCCGGGCTGCAGAGCGGCATGATCGACGTCGTCGTCGGCACGCACGCGCTCATCCAGGACGACGTTTATTTCCGCGCGCTCGGCCTCGTCGTCACCGACGAGCAGCACCGGTTCGGCGTCGCGCAGCGCAGCGTGCTGCGGCGCAAGGGGCTGCATCCCGACGTGCTGACGATGACGGCGACGCCGATCCCGCGCACGCTCGCGATTACGGCGTTCGGGGACATGGACGTGTCGACGCTGCGCGAGCTGCCGAAAGGGCGGCTGCCGATCCGCACGTCGTGGGTGAAGCCGTCCGCGATGGACAAGGTGCTGGAGCTTATCCGCCGGGAGACGGCCGCCGGGCGTCAGGCGTACGTCGTCTGCCCGCTCATCGAGGAGTCGGACAAGCTCGACTACCAGAACGCGCTCGACATGTACGCGCAGCTGCAGGCGGTGTTCGGGCCCTCCAGCGTCGGTCTGCTGCACGGCCGGATGACGCCGGCGGAGAAGGACGACGTCATGGGCCGGTTCGGCGCAGGCGACGTCGCCGTGCTCGTGGCGACGACGGTCGTCGAGGTCGGCGTCGACGTGCCGAACGCGACGGTGATGGTCGTGTACGACGCGGAACGGTTCGGCCTCTCGCAGCTGCATCAGCTGCGCGGGCGGGTCGGGCGCGGGGCGCATCAGTCTTACTGCGTGCTCGTCGCCGATCCGAAGTCGGAGGCGGGCCGCGAGCGGATGAGCGTCATGGTCGAGACGAACGACGGGTTCGAGGTCGCGCGCCGCGACCTGGAGCTGCGCGGCCCCGGCGATTTCTTCGGCACGAAGCAGAGCGGCGCTCCCGAGTTCAAGCTCGCCGATCCGTCGCTGGACTTCGCGGCGCTCGAGGCGGCGCGCGACGACGCGGCCGAGCTCGTCCGCGACGAGACGTTCTGGACGAGCGCCGCGTACGCGGAGCTGCGGGCGATTCTCGCCCGCGAGCAAATTTTGCAGGGCGAGCTGATCGATTGA
- the rpmB gene encoding 50S ribosomal protein L28, giving the protein MSRVCFISGKKPGSGNHVSHANNRNRRSWGVNVQKVRILVNGKPKRVYVSTRVLKSGKVTRV; this is encoded by the coding sequence ATGTCCAGAGTATGCTTTATTTCCGGCAAGAAGCCGGGATCCGGCAACCACGTATCGCACGCGAACAACCGGAACCGCCGCTCGTGGGGCGTTAACGTTCAGAAGGTACGGATTCTCGTGAACGGTAAGCCGAAGCGCGTGTACGTGAGCACTCGCGTTTTGAAATCCGGGAAAGTAACCCGCGTCTAA
- a CDS encoding DegV family protein: MVKVRIVVDSTADLPADVRERLGIEMVPLKVHFGNETYLDSVTLSSRDFFDKLAAAKEMPTTSQPSPADFVETYKKLLQEPDTAIISIHLSSAFSGTYQSAVLAKSLLEGEPNIHLVDSKSASLGFGMMAIAAAEAAANGAGVEECLELIRDIKERTQLYFLVDTLEYLHKNGRIGRASALFGSLLNIKPILSIDAEEGVIFPVDKVRGSRKAMGRIVDLLREKFGGSEVDVTFVHAKALEGAQEFAGVLKDTFAVRRTAYYELGPVIGTHVGPGTLGVFVTSVKA; this comes from the coding sequence ATGGTGAAAGTGCGCATCGTAGTGGACAGCACGGCGGATTTGCCCGCGGACGTCCGCGAGCGGCTCGGCATCGAAATGGTGCCGCTCAAAGTGCATTTCGGCAACGAAACGTATTTGGATTCGGTGACGCTTTCCTCGCGGGACTTTTTCGACAAGCTCGCCGCGGCGAAGGAGATGCCGACGACGTCCCAGCCTTCTCCGGCGGATTTCGTAGAGACGTACAAGAAGCTGCTGCAGGAGCCGGATACCGCCATTATTTCGATCCATTTGTCCTCGGCTTTCAGCGGCACGTATCAATCGGCCGTTCTCGCGAAGTCGCTGCTCGAGGGCGAACCGAACATCCATCTCGTCGATTCCAAGAGCGCTTCGCTCGGCTTCGGCATGATGGCGATCGCGGCGGCCGAAGCGGCGGCGAACGGCGCCGGCGTCGAGGAGTGCCTCGAGCTGATCCGGGACATCAAGGAGCGGACGCAGCTGTACTTCCTCGTCGACACGCTGGAATATTTGCATAAGAACGGCCGCATCGGGCGCGCGTCCGCCCTGTTCGGCTCGCTGCTCAACATCAAGCCGATTTTATCGATCGATGCCGAAGAAGGCGTCATTTTCCCGGTCGATAAAGTGCGCGGCAGCCGGAAGGCGATGGGCCGTATCGTCGATTTGCTGCGCGAGAAATTCGGCGGCTCCGAAGTCGACGTGACGTTCGTCCACGCGAAAGCGCTCGAGGGCGCGCAGGAATTCGCCGGCGTATTGAAGGACACGTTCGCGGTGCGGCGCACGGCGTATTACGAGCTTGGCCCCGTCATCGGTACGCACGTCGGCCCGGGCACGCTCGGCGTGTTCGTCACCTCCGTGAAAGCATGA